In Primulina eburnea isolate SZY01 chromosome 5, ASM2296580v1, whole genome shotgun sequence, a single window of DNA contains:
- the LOC140831562 gene encoding protein LURP-one-related 8-like, whose product MLHFLKSLSRTVHQCPEELEKEILKNHDNSNYDTEEDCTISLTVWRKSLIFSCINGFTVIGSDGSLVYRVDNYSRCSDQVVLMDGSGNPIFTICRRRKLRLVDWSWLVYDGEVSKSRINSSSSKPIFYVRKNMKILGKSSKVLAYVYDGVLYDKKCAYTIEGSYTHRMCKILDESRSVLAEIKRKQDAAGGVSFGLEVFVLSFRPGLDSGVAMAIVSLLDQMFS is encoded by the exons ATGCTTCATTTCTTGAAATCTTTATCAAGAACAGTCCACCAATGTCCTGAAGAATTAGAAAAAGAGATATTGAAGAATCATGACAACAGTAATTATGATACTGAAGAGGACTGCACGATTTCTTTAACGGTTTGGAGGAAATCGCTTATTTTCAGTTGCATTAATGGCTTCACTGTGATTGGATCCGACGGTAGTTTAGTGTACAGGGTTGATAATTACAGCAGATGCTCTGATCAAGTTGTACTCATGGATGGCTCCGGCAACCCCATTTTCACCATATGTCGTCGCCGG AAGCTGAGGCTAGTGGACTGGAGCTGGCTTGTCTATGATGGCGAAGTGAGCAAATCTCGCATCAACTCATCATCGAGTAAACCTATCTTTTACGtgaggaaaaatatgaaaattttgggTAAAAGTTCGAAAGTTCTTGCCTATGTTTACGACGGGGTACTATATGACAAAAAATGTGCATACACAATCGAGGGGTCGTACACGCATCGCATGTGCAAGATTCTGGACGAATCCAGAAGTGTCTTAGCAGAGATCAAGAGGAAACAAGACGCAGCTGGAGGCGTATCTTTTGGTTTAGAAGTTTTTGTCTTGAGCTTTAGGCCGGGATTGGATTCGGGGGTTGCTATGGCTATTGTATCATTGCTTGATCaaatgttttcttga
- the LOC140832077 gene encoding uncharacterized protein: MEKLEIIVKAEELVKSAMKGNDASHDAAHAFRVRDLALSLAREEGLASSPDSLLSVELAALLHDIGDYKYMRDPSERKIVEDFLVKEHIDENIKTRTLSIINGMGFKEEIGGLGAGNFCAEFGVVQDADRLDAIGAIGIARCFTFGGNRNMVLHDSQIKPRSDLSKEKYMNKDDQTTVNHFHEKLLKLKDLMKTKAGRKRAERRHKFMEEFLQEFYEEWDGRA; encoded by the exons ATGGAGAAGCTTGAAATCATAGTAAAAGCTGAGGAATTGGTGAAATCCGCCATGAAAGGGAACGATGCTTCCCACGACGCTGCTCACGCTTTCAGAGTCAGAGACCTCGCTCTCTCTCTCGCCCGTGAAGAGGGCCTCGCTTCTTCCCCGGATTCCTTGCTGAGT GTGGAGTTGGCCGCACTTCTACATGACATAG GTGATTATAAATACATGAG AGATCCATCTGAACGCAAGATTGTCGAGGACTTTCTGGTCAAGGAACATATAGATGAAAATATCAAGACAAGGACATTAAGCATCATAAATGGAATGG GTTTCAAAGAGGAGATTGGTGGTCTTGGAGCGGGCAATTTTTGTGCAGAATTCGGGGTGGTACAAGATGCTGATCGTCTTGATGCAATAGGTGCTATAG GAATTGCTCGTTGCTTCACGTTTGGTGGAAATAGGAATATGGTGCTCCATGACTCGCAGATAAAACCTCGATCAGATTTGTCGAAGGAAAAATACATGAACAAAGACGATCAGACAACAGTGAATCATTTTCACGAGAAGCTTCTCAAGTTAAAAGACTTGATGAAAACTAAG GCAGGGCGGAAACGGGCGGAGAGGAGGCACAAGTTTATGGAGGAATTTCTTCAAGAGTTTTACGAAGAATGGGATGGAAGAGCCTGA
- the LOC140832076 gene encoding uncharacterized protein: MISINPSAPKFRDQPECNLMLSYQSLLQRPILSTSSHRFRALKFAPKSVLPHSFSFPVSETHRRFPTKKWKIRCFRHEEFFSGSPNSDSGEKILQESEKSEISKPNIEKRNRGTNFREAVDAILKLIGKRWTVPWTAETILQVTLLWIMSFWFIGSWMIPFTAHITGFSKESLTFRGQALFSLLTDITEGLAGILILYRSLSRFRPLSSDWFRFTHKGKWLFDVLLGCSMFPLVNRLSQFNLDLLPVLPSTPLTLSSVERSIMARDPIAMALYALVLVVCAPLWEEIIFRGFLLPSLTKYMPVWCSILVSSVAFALAHFNVQRMLPLIFLGVVMGVTYTRSRNLLPSMLLHSLWNGFVFLDLMK, from the exons ATGATTTCCATCAACCCATCAGCCCCGAAATTTAGGGATCAGCCCGAGTGTAATCTGATGCTGAGCTACCAATCTTTGCTGCAAAGGCCCATACTTTCGACTTCGAGCCATAGATTTAGAGCTTTGAAATTCGCGCCCAAATCGGTTTTGCCTCATTCGTTCAGCTTTCCTGTGTCGGAAACTCATCGCAGGTTCCCAACCAAG AAGTGGAAAATCCGGTGCTTTCGGCATGAAGAATTTTTTTCTGGCTCCCCAAACTCTGATTCTGGTGAGAAAATCTTACAGGAGTCAGAGAAGTCAGAAATTAGCAAACCAAATATTGAGAAAAGAAATCGGGGAACAAATTTTAGAGAG GCTGTAGATGCAATCTTAAAATTGATTGGGAAACGGTGGACTGTACCATGGACTGCAGAGACCATCCTTCAA GTTACACTCCTTTGGATTATGTCATTCTGGTTCATTGGTTCATGGATGATCCCATTTACTGCACATATTACCGGCTTCAGCAAAGAATCACTGACCTTCAGAGGGCAAGCTTTGTTCAGCCTTCTAACAGACATAACCGAAGGCCTAGCTGGAATTTTAATACTTTACCGCTCTTTGTCTCGATTCCGTCCCCTATCATCGGATTGGTTTAGATTTACTCATAAAGGAAAATGGCTATTTGATGTCTTGCTTGGGTGCTCCATGTTTCCATTAGTGAACCGTCTCTCTCAGTTCAACCTTGATTTATTACCAGTTCTGCCTTCCACTCCCCTCACTCTCTCTAGTGTCGAGCGGTCTATAATGGCACGTGATCCAATTGCAATGGCTCTTTATGCACTAGTACTTGTCGTATGTGCTCCTCTGTGGGAAGAAATCATTTTTCGAGGCTTTCTTCTACCTTCTTTGACTAAATACATGCCGGTCTGGTGCTCCATTTTAGTCAGTTCAGTTGCCTTTGCTCTGGCACATTTTAACGTTCAAAGAATGTTGCCACTAATATTTCTGGGGGTTGTGATGGGTGTAACTTATACGAGGTCTAGAAATCTATTACCCTCCATGCTCTTGCACAGTCTGTGGAATGGCTTTGTATTCCTGGATTTAATGAAATGA